One Desulfovibrio sp. genomic window carries:
- a CDS encoding 16S rRNA (uracil(1498)-N(3))-methyltransferase yields MARLDSFYLPPGSWRPPFRMEGDEARHLVKVLRLGPGARVRCFDGQGREGIFTVESTKGAVTLSLETESMVQRPAVETWLALGWNKSTRRGWLMEKAVELNAAGIMFWEAERSQGGMPETPKDTWKAQLVAGAKQCGNPWLPALEMVRGGSKAIIERCNDFEHRWLLWESGDIRQGLARENLISAGRHVFVLGPEGGLTQAEALRFQETGFTPVTLGPRPLRWETAALLSLGLSWWAQDPNTK; encoded by the coding sequence ATGGCCCGACTAGACTCCTTCTATCTCCCCCCAGGCTCCTGGCGTCCTCCCTTCCGCATGGAGGGCGACGAGGCGCGCCATCTGGTCAAGGTGCTTCGCCTGGGACCAGGTGCTCGCGTCCGCTGTTTCGACGGCCAGGGGCGCGAAGGGATCTTCACTGTGGAGTCCACCAAGGGCGCGGTGACCTTAAGCCTGGAAACCGAAAGCATGGTCCAGCGCCCAGCGGTGGAAACCTGGCTTGCCCTTGGCTGGAACAAATCCACCAGGCGTGGCTGGCTCATGGAAAAGGCCGTGGAGTTAAACGCTGCCGGAATCATGTTCTGGGAGGCGGAGCGCAGCCAGGGCGGCATGCCGGAAACTCCCAAGGACACCTGGAAGGCCCAGCTTGTGGCCGGGGCCAAACAGTGCGGCAACCCCTGGCTGCCCGCATTGGAAATGGTGCGTGGAGGATCGAAAGCCATAATCGAGCGCTGCAACGATTTCGAACATCGTTGGCTTCTGTGGGAATCAGGCGACATCCGGCAAGGCCTCGCACGTGAGAACTTAATCAGTGCGGGCCGCCATGTTTTCGTGTTAGGACCGGAGGGAGGTCTTACCCAGGCGGAAGCGCTCCGCTTTCAAGAAACGGGGTTCACCCCGGTCACATTGGGACCAAGACCGCTGCGCTGGGAGACAGCCGCACTCTTAAGCCTTGGTTTGAGCTGGTGGGCCCAGGACCCGAATACAAAATGA
- the gcvT gene encoding glycine cleavage system aminomethyltransferase GcvT: protein MDKLLVTPLNAWHKAHGAKMVPFAGWEMPVQYSGIIAEHQHCRSKACIFDICHMGEFSLKGAGAKDVLARAVTQNLETLAPGKCRYGFLLNPEAGVLDDLIVYRIADDEFMLVVNGACIESDFATIKSRLPDSLSFQDISEKTAKIDLQGPKSFEVLTRLLPGEWAKLGYFSFTKTGFEGADLIVSRTGYTGELGYEFYLPASKAQALWEKLAADPEVIPAGLGARDTLRLEMGYPLYGQDLDTAHTPAEAGYAGMLVSPAEYVGKAKALDIREKLVALSIEGRRSARHHDKVCLPGGEEVGVVTSGSFSPTLGHSIALAFVKADAADSAQFVVKAAKVDLPAKKVDLPFYSGGSARTKLV from the coding sequence TTGGACAAGCTCCTCGTCACCCCCTTGAATGCCTGGCACAAGGCCCACGGGGCCAAGATGGTTCCTTTCGCCGGATGGGAAATGCCGGTGCAGTATTCGGGCATAATAGCCGAGCACCAGCACTGCCGCAGCAAAGCCTGCATCTTCGACATCTGCCATATGGGTGAATTCAGCCTGAAAGGGGCCGGAGCCAAGGATGTCCTGGCCCGCGCCGTCACCCAGAACCTGGAGACCCTGGCCCCGGGCAAATGCCGCTACGGTTTTCTGCTCAACCCCGAAGCCGGAGTGCTGGACGACCTCATCGTCTACCGTATCGCGGACGACGAGTTCATGCTAGTGGTGAACGGCGCCTGCATCGAGTCCGATTTCGCCACCATCAAGAGCCGCCTGCCAGACTCCCTTTCCTTCCAGGACATCTCCGAGAAAACCGCCAAGATCGACCTGCAAGGCCCCAAATCCTTCGAGGTCCTGACCCGGCTTCTTCCAGGCGAATGGGCCAAACTCGGCTACTTCAGCTTCACCAAGACGGGTTTCGAAGGCGCGGACCTGATCGTCAGCCGCACCGGCTACACCGGCGAGCTGGGATATGAATTCTATCTGCCGGCAAGCAAGGCCCAGGCACTGTGGGAAAAGCTGGCCGCCGACCCCGAGGTGATTCCGGCCGGGCTCGGCGCGCGCGACACCCTGCGCCTGGAAATGGGCTACCCCCTCTACGGCCAGGATCTGGACACTGCGCACACCCCGGCCGAGGCCGGATACGCGGGAATGCTCGTCTCCCCGGCGGAATACGTGGGCAAGGCCAAGGCTTTGGACATCCGCGAGAAGCTGGTGGCCCTCTCCATCGAAGGGCGCCGCAGCGCGAGGCACCACGACAAGGTCTGCCTGCCAGGCGGCGAGGAGGTGGGCGTGGTGACCAGCGGCTCGTTCTCTCCCACCCTGGGACACTCCATTGCCCTGGCTTTCGTAAAGGCGGACGCGGCCGACTCGGCCCAATTCGTGGTCAAGGCCGCCAAGGTGGATTTGCCCGCGAAAAAAGTGGACCTGCCGTTTTACTCAGGCGGCTCGGCTAGAACCAAGCTGGTCTAG
- a CDS encoding GAF domain-containing protein, which produces MIRQDVFSRVLQLVCNVFDSYSAVLFLPSAGGEGCRLVASFSLGDDVRHGMELALGQGLAGWIVREKKPLLISNFDQKRGVLGYYSGSAEDEIRAFLGVPLEGVSGALCLDSKKVHSFGDRDQKILSEFARLVSTLYLERDGLVEGLAEVRLCLGLRQMSSLPKQHPKWSAYLNELLDLVSRSLGFMHCFLAVRDDAACVFRVEGASQVLFSPAQPSPDSFPLGGGMIGWVFKNDAPVYSQDADTTALRLFGAQASSPVFKTVICQPVHFSKRTRAVLVLASQDMAAISEVHKDFARSVADQLALFLENLHLKSRLEKRKA; this is translated from the coding sequence ATGATCCGCCAGGACGTTTTCTCCAGGGTCTTGCAGCTGGTCTGCAATGTCTTTGACAGCTATTCGGCAGTGCTTTTCCTCCCGTCGGCCGGGGGAGAGGGGTGCCGTCTGGTAGCGTCGTTCAGTTTGGGCGACGACGTGCGCCATGGCATGGAGCTGGCCCTGGGGCAGGGGCTGGCCGGGTGGATCGTGAGGGAAAAAAAGCCGCTCCTCATTAGCAATTTCGACCAGAAGCGCGGTGTGCTGGGCTATTACTCGGGGAGTGCCGAGGATGAAATCCGGGCCTTCCTGGGTGTTCCGCTGGAAGGCGTTTCCGGAGCCCTGTGTCTGGACTCGAAAAAAGTGCACAGTTTCGGGGACAGGGACCAGAAGATTTTGTCCGAATTCGCCCGTCTGGTGTCCACGCTTTACCTCGAACGCGACGGCCTGGTGGAGGGGCTCGCCGAGGTGCGCCTCTGCCTGGGCCTGCGCCAGATGTCCAGCCTGCCGAAGCAGCACCCCAAGTGGAGCGCATACTTGAACGAGCTTCTCGACCTGGTGTCGCGTTCACTTGGGTTCATGCACTGCTTTCTTGCCGTGCGCGACGATGCCGCCTGCGTGTTTCGGGTGGAGGGGGCAAGCCAGGTGTTGTTCTCTCCGGCCCAGCCCAGCCCGGACAGCTTTCCATTGGGCGGAGGCATGATCGGGTGGGTCTTCAAGAACGACGCGCCGGTGTATTCCCAGGACGCGGACACCACGGCGCTTCGGCTGTTCGGGGCCCAGGCCAGTTCGCCTGTTTTCAAGACGGTGATCTGTCAGCCCGTGCACTTCTCCAAGCGGACCAGGGCGGTGCTTGTCCTGGCCAGCCAGGATATGGCGGCGATAAGCGAGGTGCACAAGGACTTTGCCCGGTCAGTGGCAGACCAACTCGCTCTATTTCTTGAGAATTTGCACCTAAAGTCTCGGCTGGAGAAGCGTAAGGCGTAG
- a CDS encoding rod shape-determining protein produces the protein MIFERFFRLLGKDLAMDLGTANTLLYTPAEGIVLNEPSVVAIETRSGNLVAVGKEAKEFLGRTPERIRAIRPMKDGVIADFEITKEMIAFFIRKVITGFRLAKPKIVICVPTGITQVEKRAVIESAQQAGAREVKLVEEPMAAAIGAGLPIEEPVGNMVVDIGGGTTEVAVISLSAVAYAESVRVAGDELNEAIQRYMQDQFQLLIGENMAEQIKIKIGSAAPLPEPLTMEVSGKNMVTGTPGTIEINDGHIREAMKDPVAIIVGAVLKALEKTPPELVTDIASRGLLLAGGGSLLRGLDTLIADTTQLHVMLDDDPLTTVVRGTGKTIEYRRNYQQVFIN, from the coding sequence ATGATATTCGAAAGATTTTTCCGGCTCCTGGGCAAAGACCTGGCAATGGATCTGGGTACCGCCAATACCCTGCTCTACACCCCTGCCGAGGGAATTGTGCTCAACGAACCTTCGGTGGTGGCCATTGAAACCCGCAGCGGCAATTTGGTGGCCGTGGGCAAGGAGGCCAAGGAATTTCTAGGCCGCACCCCCGAGCGCATACGGGCCATTCGTCCCATGAAGGACGGCGTCATCGCCGATTTCGAGATCACCAAGGAGATGATCGCCTTTTTCATCCGCAAGGTGATCACCGGTTTCAGGCTTGCCAAACCCAAAATCGTCATCTGCGTGCCCACCGGCATCACCCAGGTGGAGAAACGCGCGGTCATCGAGAGCGCCCAGCAGGCCGGAGCCAGGGAAGTCAAACTGGTGGAGGAGCCCATGGCCGCGGCCATCGGCGCGGGCCTGCCCATCGAGGAGCCGGTTGGCAACATGGTGGTGGATATCGGCGGCGGCACAACCGAAGTGGCCGTCATTTCGCTTTCCGCCGTAGCCTACGCCGAAAGCGTCCGCGTGGCCGGAGACGAACTCAATGAGGCCATCCAGCGCTACATGCAGGACCAGTTTCAGCTGCTTATCGGCGAGAACATGGCCGAACAGATAAAAATTAAGATCGGAAGCGCCGCCCCGTTGCCCGAACCCCTGACCATGGAGGTCTCGGGCAAGAACATGGTTACCGGAACTCCGGGCACCATAGAAATAAACGACGGGCATATCCGCGAAGCCATGAAGGACCCCGTGGCCATCATCGTGGGCGCGGTTCTCAAGGCCTTGGAAAAGACCCCTCCGGAACTGGTGACCGACATAGCCTCCCGGGGTCTGCTCCTGGCCGGTGGCGGCTCTTTGTTACGGGGCCTGGACACGCTCATAGCGGACACGACCCAGCTGCACGTCATGCTCGATGACGACCCATTGACCACGGTGGTCCGCGGCACCGGAAAGACAATCGAGTACCGCAGGAATTACCAGCAGGTCTTCATCAACTAA
- a CDS encoding inositol monophosphatase, with product MLLESDDLASLALEAGRAVAAAGDIIRSHWDEPSDVKRKGRIDLVTQTDLAVESALKKSLASVLPGSTFLAEESAESLDPGELTWIIDPLDGTTNFAHRLPFVATSVALWHQGRSVLGFVNAPIMGELFHAIRGGGAFVNGKPLSVSGVDRLEDSLVATGFPYTVREDIRGLMDDLERMLMHTQGVRRPGAASIDLAYTAAGRFDAFYEIGLKPWDTAAGWLLVEEAGGRVSQFDPGSAYHLRSRSILASNGLLHQDISDLLNKC from the coding sequence ATGCTCCTAGAAAGCGACGACCTGGCCTCTTTGGCCCTGGAGGCCGGCCGGGCTGTCGCGGCTGCTGGCGATATCATCCGCTCCCATTGGGACGAGCCCAGCGACGTAAAGCGCAAAGGCCGCATCGACCTGGTGACCCAGACGGACTTGGCCGTGGAATCGGCCCTCAAGAAGAGCCTGGCGTCAGTGCTGCCCGGTTCCACGTTCTTGGCCGAGGAATCAGCGGAAAGTCTCGATCCGGGGGAGCTGACCTGGATAATCGACCCTCTCGACGGCACCACCAACTTCGCCCACCGCCTTCCTTTCGTGGCCACTTCCGTGGCACTCTGGCATCAAGGCCGAAGCGTGCTCGGATTCGTGAACGCGCCCATCATGGGCGAGCTGTTCCACGCGATCCGGGGGGGAGGGGCCTTCGTGAACGGCAAGCCTCTGTCCGTATCCGGCGTGGACCGGCTGGAGGACTCCCTGGTGGCCACGGGGTTCCCCTACACCGTGCGCGAAGACATCCGGGGGCTCATGGACGATCTGGAGCGGATGCTCATGCACACCCAGGGCGTGCGCAGGCCGGGAGCGGCCTCCATCGACCTGGCATACACCGCTGCCGGACGCTTCGACGCCTTCTATGAGATAGGGCTCAAACCCTGGGACACGGCAGCCGGATGGCTGCTGGTCGAGGAGGCGGGGGGGCGCGTGAGCCAGTTCGACCCCGGGAGCGCGTATCATCTTCGCTCGCGCTCCATTTTGGCTTCCAACGGCCTTTTGCACCAGGATATTTCGGATCTCTTGAACAAATGCTGA
- a CDS encoding NUDIX domain-containing protein, with protein sequence MSEINTPQGAEPVEVVDVSGRLLAVVSASEAHRQSLPHRAALVLFFNRDGKLLLGKRPKTAASFPDRWDFTARGHIKPGEASLDAAKRLVEAEFPGTCGLLLLCCQLASSVGTDFEDLTVYKLRVDSGTGTFGGELLAASAEELSALSQEFRELFAPSVIYVLEKGILT encoded by the coding sequence ATGAGTGAAATCAACACGCCCCAGGGCGCGGAGCCCGTGGAGGTGGTGGACGTTTCCGGCCGTCTCCTGGCCGTCGTATCCGCATCCGAGGCCCACCGCCAATCGCTTCCGCACCGTGCCGCGCTGGTACTTTTTTTCAACCGCGACGGCAAGCTTCTGCTCGGTAAGCGCCCAAAAACCGCGGCATCCTTTCCTGACAGATGGGATTTCACTGCCCGTGGGCACATCAAGCCCGGCGAGGCGTCATTGGATGCCGCCAAAAGACTGGTGGAGGCGGAATTTCCCGGAACATGCGGCCTGCTGTTGCTTTGCTGCCAGCTCGCCTCGTCCGTGGGCACCGACTTCGAGGATCTTACCGTCTATAAACTCCGGGTTGATTCCGGCACCGGAACGTTCGGGGGAGAGCTTTTGGCCGCAAGTGCCGAAGAGCTTTCCGCCCTGTCCCAGGAGTTCAGAGAGCTCTTCGCGCCCTCCGTTATCTATGTCTTGGAAAAGGGAATTCTTACGTAG
- the rimI gene encoding ribosomal protein S18-alanine N-acetyltransferase — MTSPKESPGSPGNHEAVKPHKLRPKSWSEVVNMVSVRPGMPRVLAKADIPDLVALEKLCFSVPWSAKQYETVLGNEPFHVFGIRQDAELVGYLTLFAADWEMEILNIAVNPAHRRRGHARRMLDHVLHLCRKMGIKRGYLEVRRSNVPAQNLYAASGFKEVGVRKRYYPDNREDAIIMRLDMEDDATSA; from the coding sequence ATGACCAGCCCGAAGGAATCGCCAGGCAGCCCCGGAAACCACGAGGCGGTGAAACCGCACAAACTCCGGCCAAAAAGCTGGTCCGAAGTTGTGAACATGGTTTCAGTCAGGCCTGGCATGCCCAGGGTGTTGGCCAAAGCCGATATACCCGATCTGGTGGCGCTGGAAAAGCTTTGCTTCTCTGTGCCCTGGTCCGCGAAGCAGTATGAGACGGTGCTCGGCAACGAGCCGTTTCATGTCTTCGGCATCCGCCAGGATGCGGAGCTGGTGGGGTACCTGACGCTTTTCGCCGCGGACTGGGAGATGGAGATATTAAACATCGCCGTCAATCCCGCCCATCGCCGAAGAGGGCACGCCCGGCGCATGCTCGACCACGTCTTGCATCTTTGCCGCAAGATGGGCATAAAACGGGGGTATTTGGAGGTGCGGCGGTCCAATGTCCCGGCCCAGAACCTCTACGCCGCTTCCGGATTCAAGGAGGTCGGCGTGAGGAAGCGCTACTACCCGGACAACCGGGAGGACGCCATCATCATGCGCCTTGATATGGAAGACGACGCAACCTCCGCCTGA
- a CDS encoding phosphoglycerate kinase, whose product MPMRFLDEMTVDGKRLFVRVDYNVPMKDGAITDDTRIKASIPTLELALSKGTSLVLCSHLGKAKGAPDPKFSLAPAAKRLSELLGRPVAFAPDCIGPEVEKMAAAMKPGDVLLLENLRFHAGEEKGDPEFAKALAKLGEVYVNDAFGTAHRPHASVSGVPAVMSACCGGLLLKKEWEFLGKALENPVRPYVAVTGGAKVSSKLAVLTHLLGKVDSLIIGGAMANTFLKAQGLETGKSLVENDLLDEARSILAKAKEKGVRIALPVDFVISMDADKPMGEMKASGTVDAKAVPAGAVALDIGPASLKLFTEVLATAKTVVWNGPMGAFENPAFAAGTLGVAKVLAGLDAVTVIGGGDTDAAVHASGLAEKMSFISTGGGASLEFMEGKELPAFKALREYGK is encoded by the coding sequence ATGCCCATGCGCTTTTTGGATGAGATGACCGTGGACGGCAAGCGCCTGTTCGTAAGGGTGGACTACAACGTCCCCATGAAGGACGGCGCCATCACAGACGACACCCGCATAAAGGCCAGCATTCCAACGCTTGAGCTCGCCTTGTCCAAGGGGACCTCGCTGGTGCTGTGCTCGCATCTGGGCAAGGCCAAGGGCGCCCCTGATCCGAAGTTTTCCCTCGCTCCGGCCGCCAAGCGCCTCTCCGAGCTTTTGGGACGCCCGGTGGCTTTCGCGCCGGACTGCATCGGGCCGGAAGTGGAGAAGATGGCCGCGGCCATGAAACCCGGGGACGTGCTCCTGCTGGAGAACCTGCGCTTCCATGCCGGAGAGGAAAAGGGCGACCCCGAATTCGCCAAGGCTCTGGCGAAGCTTGGCGAAGTTTACGTCAACGACGCCTTCGGCACGGCTCATCGTCCCCACGCCTCGGTGTCCGGCGTGCCCGCCGTGATGTCCGCCTGTTGCGGCGGCCTGCTCCTCAAGAAGGAGTGGGAGTTTCTGGGCAAGGCCCTGGAGAATCCTGTGCGGCCTTACGTGGCGGTCACGGGCGGAGCCAAGGTGTCATCGAAGCTTGCGGTGCTCACCCATCTTCTGGGCAAGGTGGACAGCCTGATCATCGGCGGAGCCATGGCCAACACCTTCCTCAAGGCCCAGGGGCTGGAGACGGGCAAGTCCCTGGTGGAAAACGATCTTCTGGACGAAGCCCGGTCGATTCTGGCCAAGGCCAAGGAGAAGGGCGTCCGCATCGCCCTGCCTGTGGATTTCGTCATCTCCATGGATGCGGACAAACCCATGGGGGAAATGAAGGCCTCCGGCACCGTGGACGCCAAGGCGGTTCCGGCCGGGGCGGTGGCGTTGGACATCGGGCCTGCCTCGCTCAAGCTCTTCACTGAAGTGCTCGCAACCGCCAAGACAGTGGTCTGGAACGGTCCCATGGGCGCATTCGAGAACCCGGCTTTCGCGGCCGGAACCCTTGGCGTGGCCAAGGTCCTGGCCGGTCTCGACGCCGTGACAGTAATAGGCGGCGGTGATACGGACGCAGCGGTGCACGCCTCGGGCCTGGCTGAGAAGATGAGCTTCATCTCCACAGGCGGCGGAGCGTCCCTCGAATTCATGGAAGGTAAAGAATTGCCGGCCTTCAAGGCCCTGCGGGAGTACGGAAAATGA
- a CDS encoding triose-phosphate isomerase — protein sequence MKKLMAANWKMYKLHHEAKDTADALVKALKGVLSEDREVLIIPPFTALRSVRKAIKKVPGFALGGQNFFPSMQGAFTGEIAPDMLLDMGCTYALAGHSERRHVMGESDDFVGKKVAFGLERGLSMILCVGETIDERKEGRLEEVVRRQMLEGLAGVAADVAPERMSIAYEPVWAIGTGLTAGPKEILDAHGLVRSILQEKFGAKALKMRIQYGGSVKPENAPEIMSLDNVDGVLVGGSSLSADSFSKIVTA from the coding sequence ATGAAAAAGCTCATGGCCGCCAATTGGAAGATGTACAAGCTGCACCACGAAGCCAAGGACACCGCCGATGCGCTTGTGAAGGCACTCAAAGGCGTTTTGTCCGAGGATCGCGAGGTGCTCATCATACCGCCCTTTACCGCGCTACGAAGCGTACGCAAGGCCATAAAGAAGGTTCCGGGATTCGCCCTGGGCGGGCAGAACTTCTTCCCGTCCATGCAGGGGGCGTTTACCGGCGAGATCGCACCGGACATGCTTTTGGACATGGGGTGCACGTACGCGCTGGCTGGTCATTCCGAGCGCCGCCACGTCATGGGCGAGTCGGATGATTTCGTGGGCAAGAAGGTGGCTTTCGGTCTGGAGCGTGGTCTCTCCATGATCCTGTGCGTGGGGGAGACCATTGACGAGCGCAAAGAGGGGCGCTTGGAAGAGGTTGTTCGCCGCCAGATGCTCGAGGGGCTGGCGGGAGTGGCGGCGGATGTGGCTCCTGAACGCATGAGCATCGCCTATGAGCCCGTGTGGGCCATTGGTACCGGTCTTACGGCCGGCCCCAAGGAAATCCTGGACGCTCACGGCCTGGTCCGCTCCATATTGCAGGAGAAATTCGGGGCCAAGGCACTTAAGATGCGCATTCAGTACGGCGGCTCCGTGAAGCCGGAGAACGCTCCTGAAATAATGTCTCTTGACAATGTCGACGGGGTATTGGTAGGTGGCTCCTCCTTGAGCGCGGACAGCTTCTCCAAGATTGTCACGGCGTAA
- the secG gene encoding preprotein translocase subunit SecG produces the protein MDTLIATVHIIACVLLVVLVLLQAGKEGMGVIFGGGSGSVFGSTGAGGLLVKLTAGFGALFLITSLAYNYYTGAARKPSSSVMQGTVIEQKAAPVENKKPGQTLFEEQKAPAENKQ, from the coding sequence TTGGACACTCTCATCGCAACGGTTCACATTATAGCCTGTGTGCTGCTCGTGGTGCTGGTCCTTTTGCAGGCCGGCAAAGAGGGCATGGGTGTGATCTTCGGCGGAGGCAGCGGATCGGTCTTCGGCAGCACCGGAGCCGGAGGGCTGCTGGTGAAACTGACCGCCGGATTCGGCGCTCTGTTTCTGATCACCTCCCTGGCCTACAACTATTACACCGGCGCGGCCCGCAAGCCTTCGTCCTCAGTGATGCAGGGTACGGTAATCGAACAGAAGGCCGCTCCCGTAGAGAACAAAAAGCCAGGGCAGACCCTCTTCGAGGAACAGAAAGCCCCGGCAGAGAACAAACAGTAA